AAGCACACGCCATGAGACAGACCGACACAAGCAATCACCATGATGACGTAACTCGTGACGAGGTTGTAGGCCAGTATACTAATCGCGTTCAACGTCAGCATCGATGCCAGCAATGCCATTGGAGAAATCAGTTTCAGGTCAACAAACCAACCATGAGACAGCCGACCAATCACAGAAGACGCTCCAAAAGCTCTCATCAGTGCCGCTGCCTGCATTCTCGGAATACCGATGTCGACAGCCTTCACAATTATCCACATATAGTACATAATCATTGCGGCGCCGAAACCAATCATACACACAACCAGTACTGTTATGCGAGGATATTTAGGAAATATATACAACCCCCACATACGATAAATAACGGAAAATATGCTACTTCTAGCATTTTTGTTCGAACTTGCTCGACGGTCACCTTGATGTCCAGCATCGATGGCATCATCAGTTGACTTTTCAGTTTCATGTACAGATGTATATCCGTCAGGGCCATGGACACGATTTGAATGACTGTTTGTGGACTCCTTGGATTCAGATTTATATTCTTGTAGAGAATCCGTGTCAGACTGCATTTCGGATGGTTCCTTGTCTTGTTTTATTGCCGTCTTGGTAACAGGTTTCAGAATCAATGCATATACAAAGTTATTTGCACATAACCCGCAGAGTATTAAAAACGTCCCATGCCATCCATAAACTTGAATGAGTGCTTCTACAAGAGGCGGCACGATCATGGTTCCGAGTCCACCACCAACCCATGTAATTCCATTTGCTAATGCATAACGATCTGTGAAGTAGTCGGCTATAATAGGCATCGATGATATGTAGACCAAAGAAGCACCACTTCCTTAGAAGAAATCAAACAGAATGGGTTTGAATGATAGGGATATGGCTTCAGCTCTTAGTTTTTTCCATCTGTTTTGATCTGGATAACAAATAGCTACTAATATGCTCTATTTAAGTAGAATGTGCTTCGGGGACAagtattcggactctcaaacttttccactTCTtctctggtctaccacttgttggagcATATTTTAAATCTCAAGCAGAAACAAAACTTGTCACCGTCTTACTTTTATGGAAATCGAAACTTGTATTTTCCCGTtggagttaacatagggatggcgaccactttgaatttcaaatatcggtaactgtttagtaatttgtttttgtcttacAAAAGTTTGCACGATTTTTATCTTTGATTTGATTAGAAATTGGTTGaatgtttcattgaggaaattttgagcaaatgtttaactctttcactgttgaggtgcatactaccttaagtatgTTAAAATGCAAAGTACCATGTACCAGTCTTGCCAACACTGCACACAGTGAGCAATTTCCTGTTACTGTTAACACAAGAACTGAAGACCTGAAGTTTTTTTAACAGTAACTCTGGACGTAGAGCACATGCTGGCTGTATCACCAGTATTGATAAGTTTAGTACACGTACTTGGTATATTGGTATGAGTTTGAGTGTAGAAACGGAATTTATGTCTCACAAGCAAGATACAAATATTACAATCTAGATATTACTGGCCAATGAAGCTTTAATGCACCGAGAGATACAACAGATGAACATTTGGGCCAATGATTGACGATAGacaacataatgtacgaggcgaagtcGAGTATATTTTAAAGAGCA
This DNA window, taken from Ptychodera flava strain L36383 chromosome 4, AS_Pfla_20210202, whole genome shotgun sequence, encodes the following:
- the LOC139130906 gene encoding monocarboxylate transporter 12-like; translated protein: MTKSGAQDISRRRWFVLASCFYINIQFICAGSMSANGLYMVEFLKTFDESTATLSWMFTILYLTGVILTPVGCYLTSIYGTRKAVAVGAIIMTFASGAIAFIVLLFLTFSILFGSGASLVYISSMPIIADYFTDRYALANGITWVGGGLGTMIVPPLVEALIQVYGWHGTFLILCGLCANNFVYALILKPVTKTAIKQDKEPSEMQSDTDSLQEYKSESKESTNSHSNRVHGPDGYTSVHETEKSTDDAIDAGHQGDRRASSNKNARSSIFSVIYRMWGLYIFPKYPRITVLVVCMIGFGAAMIMYYMWIIVKAVDIGIPRMQAAALMRAFGASSVIGRLSHGWFVDLKLISPMALLASMLTLNAISILAYNLVTSYVIMVIACVGLSHGVCLPMFIVCTREIVQLKDLPSAIGLIFSTNSMFGGLVLTFAGKLYDDTGDSRMPLFEAVMFCASAAVLEISHNTS